Proteins from a single region of Hordeum vulgare subsp. vulgare chromosome 6H, MorexV3_pseudomolecules_assembly, whole genome shotgun sequence:
- the LOC123405275 gene encoding protein transport protein Sec61 subunit gamma-like — MDAVDSVVEPLREFAKDIVRLVKRCHKPDRKEFTKVVARTMVGFVVMGFVGFFVNLIFIPINNIIVGSGYMSVLYPEMISLSLV; from the exons ATGGACGCCGTCGACTCCGTCGTGGAACCCCTCCGCGAGTTCGCCAAGGACATCGTCCGCCTCGTCAAGCGCTGCCACAAGCCCGACCGAAAGG AGTTCACCAAGGTGGTCGCGCGGACGATGGTCGGGTTCGTCGTCATGGGGTTCGTCGGCTTCTTCGTCAACCTCATCTTCATCcccatcaacaacatcatcgtCGGCTCGGGCTATATGTCCGTTCTGTATCCTGAGATGATTTCCCTGTCGCTTGTGTAG